The following coding sequences are from one Xylanivirga thermophila window:
- the glgB gene encoding 1,4-alpha-glucan branching protein GlgB, whose product MKNSGALSKSLICDADISLFHAGQHNECYRFMGACFTRENGKLGIRFTTWAPNAKSVHVTGSFSDWNIDDKYALKPISFQGLWSAFIPGIKEDMHLYKYEITTQKGVKLLKADPFAFYSQKRPDTASVIVKPNGFNWSDKIWMDKRRNTNIYESPINVYEVHLGSWKRGEDGEFLTYRELAKDLPKYAKDMGYTHIELMPIMEHPLDDSWGYQITGYYSVTSRFGSIEDFKYFVDVCHGQGIGVILDWVPGHFCKDDYGLYRYDGTPTYEYKDSNRAENMGWGAANFDLSCPEVKSFLISNATYWLKEFHIDGLRVDAVANMLYLDYDRRAGEWTPNKYGGRENLEAIVFFRELSETLFHEFPNILMIAEESTAWPMVTKPSYLGGLGFNFKWNMGWMNDVLKYITLDPVYRKYNHNLITFSMMYHYSENFILPISHDEVVHGKKSLIDKMWGDYWNKFAGLRVFAAYMYTHPGKKTLFMGSEFAQFIEWRHYESLEWQLIEQFETHRKTKLFFKTLNHIYKDNAALWKLDYSTEGFEWIDADNADQSIIVFMRRSEKPEETLVVVCNFTPIVYYDYKIGVPYLGEYEELLNTDSQEFGGSGQIMDEILYAKTGQWHNQTYHLTIKVPPMAALILKINRIEEDIKEESKIGKIQLANIG is encoded by the coding sequence ATGAAAAACTCAGGAGCTCTATCAAAATCCCTTATTTGTGATGCTGACATCTCTCTTTTTCATGCAGGTCAGCATAATGAATGCTATAGATTTATGGGGGCGTGTTTTACTAGAGAAAATGGGAAATTAGGTATTAGGTTTACTACTTGGGCACCAAATGCAAAGTCTGTCCATGTAACTGGCAGCTTTAGTGATTGGAATATAGATGATAAATATGCCTTAAAGCCTATATCATTCCAGGGTTTATGGAGCGCATTTATACCGGGGATAAAGGAGGACATGCATCTATATAAATATGAGATAACCACGCAGAAAGGGGTGAAGCTTTTAAAGGCCGATCCCTTTGCTTTTTATTCTCAAAAACGTCCAGATACAGCTTCAGTAATTGTAAAACCCAATGGATTTAATTGGAGTGATAAGATTTGGATGGATAAAAGAAGGAATACAAATATATATGAGAGCCCGATAAATGTATACGAAGTGCATCTAGGGTCATGGAAACGGGGAGAGGATGGAGAGTTTTTGACATATAGAGAACTGGCAAAAGATTTACCTAAATATGCAAAAGACATGGGATATACCCATATCGAACTCATGCCTATTATGGAGCATCCTCTTGATGATTCATGGGGATATCAGATAACGGGATATTATTCTGTTACCAGTAGATTTGGCAGCATAGAGGATTTTAAATATTTTGTAGATGTATGCCACGGTCAAGGGATAGGGGTTATCCTTGATTGGGTGCCTGGACATTTTTGTAAAGATGATTATGGACTTTATAGATATGATGGGACGCCTACATATGAGTACAAGGATAGTAATAGAGCCGAGAATATGGGATGGGGAGCTGCCAATTTTGATCTTAGCTGCCCAGAGGTAAAAAGTTTTCTAATATCAAATGCTACTTACTGGCTTAAGGAGTTCCATATAGATGGTTTAAGGGTAGATGCGGTGGCTAATATGCTATATCTTGATTATGATAGAAGGGCTGGAGAGTGGACGCCTAACAAATATGGCGGGAGGGAGAATCTAGAGGCCATAGTGTTTTTTAGGGAGCTTAGCGAGACATTATTCCATGAGTTTCCCAATATACTTATGATTGCAGAAGAATCCACCGCTTGGCCTATGGTCACAAAACCTTCGTACCTCGGAGGATTGGGCTTTAATTTTAAGTGGAATATGGGGTGGATGAATGACGTTTTAAAGTATATAACCCTTGACCCAGTGTATAGAAAATATAATCATAACCTTATAACATTTTCCATGATGTATCACTACTCGGAAAACTTCATACTGCCTATCTCCCATGATGAAGTGGTGCATGGTAAAAAATCACTTATAGACAAGATGTGGGGAGATTATTGGAATAAATTCGCAGGCCTTAGGGTTTTTGCGGCTTATATGTATACCCATCCAGGCAAGAAGACTCTGTTTATGGGTAGTGAATTTGCCCAATTTATAGAGTGGAGGCATTATGAATCTTTAGAATGGCAACTTATAGAACAGTTTGAGACACATAGGAAAACCAAGTTATTCTTTAAAACACTAAATCATATATATAAGGATAATGCCGCCCTATGGAAGCTTGACTATAGCACGGAAGGTTTTGAATGGATAGATGCTGATAATGCTGATCAAAGCATAATAGTATTTATGAGGCGCTCTGAAAAACCGGAGGAAACCCTTGTGGTAGTATGTAACTTTACTCCTATAGTATATTATGACTACAAAATAGGGGTGCCCTATTTAGGAGAATATGAAGAACTTCTAAACACCGACAGCCAGGAGTTTGGAGGATCGGGTCAGATAATGGATGAAATATTATATGCTAAGACTGGGCAATGGCACAACCAAACATATCATCTTACCATAAAGGTGCCTCCCATGGCTGCACTTATACTGAAGATAAATAGGATAGAAGAGGATATAAAGGAAGAGAGCAAAATTGGTAAGATTCAATTGGCAAATATAGGTTAA
- a CDS encoding ECF transporter S component: MKTRDIVIGGLLTAVSIMIPLLLAGTPLMVTIPPFFTATITAHVPTMLAMAISPQVAVMVALGSGIGFTIKVNAIVGARAFTHAIFAFVGANAYKKGMSYKKVLLITAPIHGLCEALVVLPFGWDLKKAMLACGIGTIGHHLVDALVTFMVYEALIKTSLLKRPSNSI, encoded by the coding sequence ATGAAAACAAGGGATATTGTAATAGGTGGGTTGCTTACTGCTGTATCTATAATGATCCCATTACTTCTTGCAGGTACTCCTCTAATGGTGACCATACCGCCGTTTTTTACGGCTACTATAACGGCACATGTGCCCACAATGCTTGCTATGGCCATAAGTCCGCAGGTGGCAGTTATGGTTGCACTAGGTTCAGGTATAGGATTTACCATAAAGGTAAATGCCATTGTAGGGGCAAGGGCATTTACCCATGCAATATTTGCCTTTGTAGGTGCCAATGCCTATAAGAAGGGAATGTCATACAAAAAGGTACTTCTTATTACTGCACCTATACATGGATTATGTGAAGCACTTGTGGTGCTGCCCTTTGGATGGGATCTAAAAAAAGCGATGTTAGCATGTGGCATAGGTACTATAGGCCATCATCTAGTTGATGCACTTGTTACATTTATGGTATATGAAGCATTGATTAAGACTTCACTTTTAAAAAGGCCTTCAAACTCTATTTAA
- a CDS encoding peptidoglycan D,D-transpeptidase FtsI family protein, with product MKGKKTGKWTQDNKMDHTSGNDDNVHLDKKLQSNIKNTFTVFIIMFAVLAGYFCYALFFYGDRWFSNAYNNRVRMDSEAPKIIPGDILDRQGMVLATTKNGSYKNSKTGEMQKGYYRQYNKDVKYSAHVVGFNNQSGRAGAEAFHIKYIMGYNNNIFERIYQKAFLPQERGNDVVLTIDWRLQKYISQAMGNQKGSVVVLDTNTGEILAMVSKPSFDPNDMSTVKNDALVERAVQGLYPPGSIFKVITEAAAIQNIEGISDRVFDCKGTIKIDDQEIPCYNKKVHGQLKIEDAISVSCNTTFAQIGVEVGRQALLKTANNFGFNKDFLFPDLKVSKSQLPLYKNVSNGELAWHAIGQGKTLVTPLHMAMVASSIANDGTMMEPKLLYKVIGRNGRVQKKVRPREYLKPLTPENAQLIKSGMIKAVQEGTAKGAAIKGVQVAGKTGTAEVKATKESSSTPHAWFIGFAPADKPSIAISVVIENGGTGGSKAAPLAGKVLRKAKELGY from the coding sequence ATGAAGGGGAAGAAAACTGGGAAATGGACACAGGACAACAAGATGGATCACACCAGTGGGAATGATGACAATGTCCATCTCGATAAAAAACTTCAATCCAATATAAAAAACACATTTACAGTATTTATTATCATGTTTGCCGTTTTGGCGGGCTATTTTTGTTATGCCTTGTTTTTCTATGGTGATAGATGGTTTTCTAACGCGTACAACAACAGGGTGAGAATGGATAGTGAAGCGCCCAAGATAATTCCTGGAGATATACTCGATAGGCAGGGTATGGTACTTGCCACTACTAAAAATGGTTCGTATAAAAACTCTAAAACAGGTGAGATGCAAAAAGGGTATTATAGGCAATATAACAAGGATGTAAAATATTCTGCACATGTGGTGGGTTTTAACAACCAATCAGGCAGGGCGGGAGCAGAGGCATTTCACATAAAGTATATAATGGGCTATAACAATAATATATTTGAGCGCATATATCAAAAGGCTTTTCTGCCACAGGAGCGGGGAAATGATGTGGTGCTTACAATAGACTGGAGGCTGCAGAAATATATAAGCCAGGCAATGGGAAATCAAAAGGGTAGTGTGGTAGTGCTAGATACAAATACAGGGGAAATACTGGCCATGGTAAGCAAGCCATCCTTTGATCCAAATGATATGTCCACTGTGAAAAATGATGCGTTGGTGGAAAGGGCGGTGCAGGGCTTGTATCCACCAGGTTCCATATTTAAGGTTATTACTGAAGCTGCTGCTATACAAAACATTGAGGGGATAAGTGATAGGGTTTTTGATTGCAAAGGAACAATAAAAATCGATGATCAAGAGATCCCCTGCTATAACAAAAAAGTCCATGGACAGTTAAAAATAGAGGATGCCATTTCAGTATCATGCAATACTACATTTGCCCAGATAGGTGTGGAGGTGGGACGTCAGGCTCTATTGAAAACGGCAAATAATTTTGGATTTAATAAGGATTTTTTATTTCCAGACCTAAAGGTAAGCAAAAGTCAATTACCACTTTATAAAAATGTATCAAATGGCGAATTGGCATGGCATGCCATAGGACAGGGTAAGACCCTTGTTACACCACTACACATGGCTATGGTAGCATCTAGCATAGCAAATGATGGCACTATGATGGAACCAAAACTTTTATATAAGGTAATAGGAAGAAATGGACGGGTACAAAAAAAAGTTAGACCTAGGGAATATCTAAAACCTTTAACGCCTGAAAATGCCCAGCTTATAAAATCAGGTATGATAAAGGCTGTACAGGAGGGGACTGCAAAAGGTGCTGCCATAAAGGGGGTACAGGTGGCAGGGAAGACGGGGACAGCTGAAGTCAAGGCGACAAAGGAATCTAGTAGTACCCCCCATGCGTGGTTTATTGGTTTTGCTCCCGCCGATAAGCCTTCAATAGCCATATCGGTAGTTATTGAAAATGGAGGCACAGGGGGAAGTAAAGCAGCACCACTTGCAGGAAAGGTATTGAGAAAGGCCAAGGAACTTGGGTATTAA
- a CDS encoding FtsW/RodA/SpoVE family cell cycle protein, protein MLSRQYEILALTLRYWLVFLMAFIFFQAFKDTWRSFRNRGQYIPVGNGNIPFVLSMFVMSAFTVLSMRQGQGIDEVVILLGVLIVSIVLFQYYLLKFIFDGLDGYIILIMDALAVLGFIMLHRLNPAMGFRQVEWFGIGNLALIMAMVFTIYINDGRKIYYPFMAMAFALLFYTLLKGTTHGGAKSWVEIGKKHAFQPSEFIKIILVFVMAIDLKDKKRWRDRLPMFIFAAMVTILVAAQRDLGTALLYFCIFIFMYYTATADWFTILGALGASSGGAVLSYKFFSHVRVRVQTWKNPWAAIEDKGYQIAQALIAIGSGGLNGTGLGLGIPQIIPASKTDFIFAAICEEMGILIGLMMIGFYAIIIMRGITIALNAYTPFDAILCVGATASIAIQSFIIIGGVIKLIPLTGVTMPFVSYGGSSMLASLGLVGIIEGVAIKTYRRRQSEVNEQHEGEENWEMDTGQQDGSHQWE, encoded by the coding sequence ATGCTAAGCAGACAGTATGAAATACTTGCTTTGACCCTTAGATATTGGTTGGTATTTTTGATGGCCTTTATATTTTTTCAGGCTTTTAAGGATACATGGCGTTCTTTTAGAAATAGAGGGCAGTATATTCCTGTAGGAAATGGGAATATACCCTTTGTTTTATCCATGTTTGTAATGAGCGCCTTTACGGTATTATCTATGCGGCAAGGGCAGGGAATAGATGAAGTAGTAATTTTGCTGGGTGTGCTTATAGTTTCGATTGTTTTATTCCAATACTATTTGTTAAAATTTATATTTGATGGTTTGGATGGTTATATAATACTCATTATGGATGCACTTGCAGTATTGGGATTTATAATGCTGCACCGGCTGAATCCAGCTATGGGTTTTAGACAGGTGGAATGGTTTGGCATAGGGAATCTAGCACTTATCATGGCAATGGTATTTACCATATATATAAATGATGGGCGTAAGATCTATTACCCATTTATGGCAATGGCATTTGCATTATTGTTTTATACCCTTCTTAAGGGTACCACACATGGGGGAGCAAAGAGTTGGGTTGAAATAGGGAAAAAGCATGCCTTCCAGCCATCTGAATTTATCAAAATTATTTTGGTATTTGTTATGGCTATTGATCTTAAGGATAAAAAAAGATGGCGGGATAGGCTGCCTATGTTTATATTTGCTGCTATGGTTACCATATTGGTGGCAGCCCAAAGGGATCTAGGTACGGCTCTTCTATATTTCTGCATATTTATATTTATGTACTATACTGCTACAGCAGACTGGTTTACCATATTAGGTGCCCTGGGTGCTTCTTCAGGAGGGGCTGTGCTTAGTTATAAGTTTTTCAGCCATGTAAGGGTAAGGGTACAGACATGGAAAAACCCGTGGGCCGCCATAGAAGATAAGGGATATCAGATTGCCCAGGCACTTATTGCAATAGGCAGTGGCGGGTTAAATGGTACCGGATTGGGGCTTGGAATCCCACAGATTATCCCGGCATCTAAAACGGACTTTATATTTGCTGCAATATGTGAAGAGATGGGCATACTTATAGGACTGATGATGATTGGATTTTATGCAATTATTATAATGCGGGGGATCACCATAGCGTTAAATGCCTATACGCCATTTGATGCCATTTTATGTGTAGGTGCTACTGCATCTATCGCTATTCAAAGCTTTATAATTATAGGCGGGGTTATAAAGCTTATCCCTTTAACCGGTGTGACAATGCCATTTGTAAGCTATGGAGGTAGTTCTATGCTGGCAAGTTTGGGACTTGTTGGCATAATAGAAGGGGTAGCTATAAAGACCTATAGAAGGAGACAGTCAGAGGTGAATGAGCAGCATGAAGGGGAAGAAAACTGGGAAATGGACACAGGACAACAAGATGGATCACACCAGTGGGAATGA
- a CDS encoding formate--tetrahydrofolate ligase produces the protein MMYKTDIEIAQNAKMKPICDIADTLGIDEKYIEMYGKYKAKVDYNILKDMEDKPDGKLILVTAITPTPAGEGKTTTSIGLGDGLTKIGKKAVLALREPSLGPVFGIKGGAAGGGYAQVVPMEDINLHFTGDIHAIGAANNLLAAMIDNHIHQGNQLGIDTRKITWKRCMDMNDRQLRSIVCGLGGRTNGVPREDGFDITVASEVMAILCLAKDMDDLKYRLKNIVIGYTRDDNPITAGDLNAQGAMAALLKDALKPNLVQTLEHTPAFVHGGPFANIAHGCNSLMATQVALKLGDYVVTEAGFGADLGAEKFLDIKCRAGGLKPSAVVIVATVRALKHHGGAPKDELSKENLEALKQGLPNLLKHIENITVKFSLPAVVAINKFPTDTDKEIEIIERACHEYGVEVALSDVWANGGAGAIDLAKQVVRLAEEDKDSTFQYIYDADEGIRQKIEKVAKEIYGADGVEFTSSANREIKKLEKIGLDKLPICIAKTQYSLSDDPKKLGWPKHFNITVRNVKVSAGAGFIVVLTGDIMTMPGLPKKPAAVSIDVDSSGRIYGLF, from the coding sequence ATCATGTATAAAACTGATATTGAGATTGCACAAAATGCAAAGATGAAACCTATATGTGATATAGCCGATACTTTGGGAATAGACGAAAAATACATAGAGATGTATGGCAAATATAAAGCAAAAGTAGACTATAACATATTAAAGGATATGGAAGATAAGCCTGATGGTAAGCTTATCCTGGTTACTGCAATAACTCCTACCCCGGCGGGAGAAGGGAAGACTACTACTTCAATAGGCCTTGGTGATGGCCTAACCAAGATAGGTAAGAAGGCAGTATTAGCCCTTAGAGAACCATCATTGGGACCTGTATTCGGTATAAAGGGCGGTGCAGCAGGCGGAGGATATGCCCAAGTAGTGCCCATGGAGGATATAAATCTTCATTTTACCGGGGATATACATGCTATAGGTGCAGCTAATAATCTATTGGCTGCAATGATAGATAATCATATACATCAAGGCAATCAACTGGGTATTGATACTCGCAAGATAACCTGGAAAAGATGTATGGATATGAATGATAGGCAGCTTAGATCAATAGTATGTGGGCTTGGTGGACGCACTAATGGAGTGCCGAGGGAAGATGGATTTGATATTACTGTAGCATCAGAGGTAATGGCTATATTATGTTTAGCCAAGGATATGGATGATTTAAAGTACAGGCTTAAAAATATAGTCATAGGATATACGAGAGATGATAATCCCATAACTGCAGGAGATCTAAATGCCCAAGGCGCCATGGCTGCCCTTTTAAAGGATGCTCTAAAGCCTAATCTTGTGCAGACTCTAGAACATACTCCCGCCTTTGTACATGGTGGACCATTTGCAAATATAGCCCATGGCTGTAACAGCTTAATGGCTACTCAAGTGGCCCTAAAACTTGGTGATTATGTGGTTACGGAGGCAGGATTCGGCGCTGATCTAGGAGCTGAGAAATTCCTTGACATAAAATGCCGTGCAGGTGGCTTGAAGCCATCGGCAGTTGTTATAGTAGCCACTGTGAGGGCACTTAAACACCATGGTGGAGCGCCAAAGGATGAGTTGTCTAAAGAAAATCTTGAGGCACTTAAACAAGGGTTACCGAATCTTTTGAAGCATATAGAAAATATTACCGTCAAGTTCAGCCTTCCGGCAGTAGTGGCAATAAATAAATTCCCTACAGATACTGATAAAGAGATAGAAATAATAGAGAGGGCATGCCATGAATATGGGGTAGAAGTGGCATTATCTGATGTCTGGGCAAATGGAGGTGCAGGTGCCATAGACCTTGCTAAGCAGGTGGTCAGATTAGCTGAAGAAGATAAGGATAGTACATTTCAATATATATACGATGCTGATGAAGGTATAAGGCAGAAGATAGAAAAGGTAGCTAAAGAGATATATGGGGCAGATGGGGTAGAATTTACATCTTCGGCTAACAGGGAGATAAAGAAGCTAGAAAAGATAGGGCTTGATAAATTACCGATTTGTATTGCAAAGACTCAATATTCATTATCGGATGATCCCAAAAAGCTCGGTTGGCCAAAGCACTTTAATATAACAGTAAGAAATGTGAAGGTATCAGCAGGTGCAGGATTTATTGTAGTTTTAACTGGCGATATAATGACTATGCCAGGTTTACCCAAAAAACCTGCAGCAGTTAGTATAGATGTGGATTCCAGTGGAAGAATCTATGGACTGTTTTGA
- a CDS encoding RNA polymerase sigma factor: MEDSQIIELYWNRSETAISQTAKKYGNYCKSIAMNILVNIEDADECVNDTYLHAWNAIPPNRPSFFRTWLGKITRNLSLDRYKKNRAQKRGGGEIELLFSELEACIPDIHNIEKEMEDLAVAQHISDFLRNSSKENRLIFLRRYFYGDSVLQIAGRFEISESKVKSSLFRTRNALKKYLMKEGVPI, encoded by the coding sequence ATGGAAGATAGTCAAATCATTGAGCTCTACTGGAACCGTAGCGAAACTGCCATTTCGCAAACCGCCAAAAAATACGGCAATTATTGCAAAAGCATTGCAATGAATATTCTTGTAAATATAGAGGATGCAGATGAGTGCGTTAATGATACCTATTTACACGCATGGAACGCAATTCCGCCAAACCGTCCGTCATTCTTTCGAACATGGCTAGGGAAGATCACGCGCAACCTATCCCTTGACAGATATAAAAAAAACAGAGCGCAAAAGCGTGGCGGCGGTGAAATAGAGCTGCTTTTTTCAGAACTGGAAGCCTGCATCCCAGACATACACAATATCGAAAAGGAAATGGAAGATTTAGCGGTTGCACAGCATATCAGTGATTTTTTGAGAAATAGTTCAAAGGAAAACAGGCTTATTTTTCTAAGGCGATATTTCTATGGGGATTCTGTTTTACAGATTGCCGGACGTTTTGAAATCAGCGAAAGCAAGGTAAAGTCCTCCCTGTTTCGTACTCGAAACGCACTAAAAAAGTATCTGATGAAAGAGGGTGTACCAATATGA
- a CDS encoding response regulator, whose protein sequence is MNLRVVIVDNSYNARRDIDSKIKWVENDFQLVGEANNGEEALSLLPYVSPHVVFTEIRMPKMDGITFIETAKKRWPNIKYVIVSNYDNFDYLRQAMKVGAYDYILKPAKPEEINQVLLRAKLEIETGVRRFF, encoded by the coding sequence GTGAATTTAAGAGTGGTTATAGTAGATAATAGCTATAATGCTAGAAGAGACATAGATTCAAAGATAAAATGGGTGGAAAATGATTTTCAACTAGTTGGAGAGGCTAATAATGGTGAAGAGGCCCTATCCCTTCTTCCGTATGTATCCCCCCACGTTGTATTTACAGAGATACGTATGCCTAAAATGGACGGCATTACCTTCATTGAAACAGCAAAAAAGCGCTGGCCAAATATTAAATATGTTATAGTAAGCAATTATGACAATTTTGATTATCTAAGGCAAGCCATGAAAGTAGGGGCATATGACTATATCCTGAAACCAGCAAAGCCAGAAGAGATAAACCAAGTACTTTTACGGGCAAAACTCGAAATTGAAACAGGCGTAAGGAGATTTTTTTGA
- a CDS encoding CdaR family protein — MKSSRLSNNLPLKIISLIFAIILWFIAIGEENPEISRNYVDIPVKTKSETDLRAKGLTLVYDAEEPVSARLRGRARDLNKVDEENLEGYIDLSDIDRPGEYKLPVEIGGVPSGIRVEKQPVREILINRLVTKELPIEVKIDGEEASGYQVQPYTIKPDSIRIQGPQLLIDKIVQARLIMELKGNKEPVEVSLPIKILDKDDKEISSRYIKTSQDYAIVNIPIYPKKTVPIEANITGTPATGYEVAGVEVRPKDIVISGEKALLDGIKSISTDIVDVEGAYSDIQKTVKLQVNNKLYVEPTQPLQVDVLVRIKEAEVQKQVSINKIDVVNIGEGKVVQLDTSAANITVAGVKSTVDSLENQLIRLYVDAGGVSRGKKKLPVKAELPSGVRMVSMEPQEVTVTVK, encoded by the coding sequence ATGAAAAGCAGCAGATTAAGTAATAATTTACCATTAAAAATAATATCACTTATATTTGCAATAATATTATGGTTCATCGCAATAGGAGAGGAAAATCCCGAGATATCGAGAAACTATGTAGATATACCGGTAAAAACAAAGAGTGAAACGGATCTTAGGGCAAAAGGGCTTACATTGGTTTATGATGCGGAAGAGCCGGTTAGTGCTAGGCTTCGTGGACGGGCTAGGGATTTGAACAAGGTGGATGAAGAAAATCTTGAAGGGTATATAGATCTGTCAGATATCGATAGACCTGGAGAATATAAATTGCCGGTGGAAATAGGGGGGGTACCATCTGGGATAAGGGTTGAAAAGCAGCCTGTGAGAGAAATTCTCATAAACAGGCTAGTAACAAAAGAACTGCCCATTGAAGTAAAAATAGATGGGGAGGAGGCTTCAGGTTATCAAGTACAGCCATATACAATCAAGCCCGATAGCATACGGATTCAGGGTCCGCAATTATTGATAGACAAAATTGTGCAGGCAAGGTTGATAATGGAACTTAAAGGTAACAAGGAACCTGTAGAGGTATCATTGCCTATAAAGATTCTTGACAAGGATGATAAGGAAATTAGTTCAAGATATATAAAGACATCCCAGGATTATGCCATAGTAAACATACCTATATATCCAAAGAAAACTGTTCCAATAGAAGCTAATATAACAGGGACACCTGCTACCGGTTATGAGGTGGCGGGAGTGGAAGTTAGGCCAAAGGATATAGTGATAAGTGGAGAAAAGGCATTGTTAGATGGGATAAAATCCATATCTACTGATATAGTGGATGTTGAAGGAGCCTATAGCGATATACAAAAGACTGTAAAATTGCAGGTTAATAACAAACTATATGTAGAACCAACTCAGCCTTTACAGGTAGATGTTTTGGTGCGTATAAAGGAAGCAGAGGTGCAAAAACAGGTATCTATAAACAAGATAGATGTTGTAAATATAGGAGAAGGTAAGGTAGTACAGCTAGATACAAGTGCTGCCAATATTACAGTTGCAGGGGTAAAATCTACGGTAGATAGTCTTGAAAATCAACTAATACGTTTATATGTAGATGCGGGAGGAGTATCTAGGGGTAAAAAGAAACTGCCCGTTAAGGCTGAATTGCCATCGGGAGTTAGAATGGTATCCATGGAACCTCAAGAGGTAACCGTAACAGTAAAATAA
- the cdaA gene encoding diadenylate cyclase CdaA, producing MWHWISNIIYLLEPYFRFPDVIRHTIDILLVAYILYRAILLIKETRAEQVLKGLAVLLIVTWLSHVLRLTTLYWILKNTATVGVIALLIVFQPELRRALEQIGRGKIFEKGVFTQNDSRDVSVVIGEITRAVQNLAKNKIGALIVIERKTGVNDVIETGVRIGGEVSQPLLENIFVPNTPLHDGAVIIRDDRIAAAGCFLPLTENPNLSKQLGTRHRAALGISENSDALAIIVSEETGIISVASDGKLTRYLDPKTLKEILGKAYGLQREQSRTFSLKKWRARHEKQQIK from the coding sequence ATGTGGCATTGGATTTCTAATATTATATATTTATTGGAGCCTTATTTTCGTTTTCCCGATGTTATACGTCATACCATAGATATATTACTTGTTGCATATATACTGTATAGAGCAATACTGCTTATCAAGGAAACACGGGCAGAGCAGGTACTTAAGGGACTCGCGGTTTTGCTTATTGTTACGTGGCTTAGTCATGTTTTGAGATTGACAACTTTGTATTGGATTTTAAAAAACACTGCCACTGTAGGTGTAATTGCATTGCTCATAGTATTTCAACCTGAGCTTAGACGGGCACTAGAGCAGATAGGCCGGGGGAAAATCTTTGAAAAGGGTGTTTTCACTCAAAATGACAGTAGGGATGTATCGGTGGTTATAGGGGAAATTACTAGGGCTGTACAAAACTTGGCTAAAAATAAGATAGGTGCTCTTATTGTAATAGAGCGTAAGACAGGTGTAAATGATGTTATCGAAACCGGAGTAAGGATAGGTGGAGAGGTTAGTCAGCCTCTTTTGGAGAATATATTTGTGCCAAATACTCCACTACATGATGGTGCAGTGATAATAAGAGATGATCGCATTGCAGCTGCGGGATGTTTTCTTCCCCTTACCGAAAATCCTAATCTGAGTAAGCAGTTAGGTACGAGGCATAGGGCAGCGCTGGGTATTTCTGAAAATTCCGATGCCTTAGCTATAATAGTATCTGAGGAAACAGGTATAATTTCGGTAGCTAGCGATGGTAAATTGACCCGTTATCTAGACCCCAAAACATTAAAGGAGATACTGGGTAAGGCTTATGGGCTCCAAAGGGAGCAAAGCAGGACATTTAGTCTTAAAAAGTGGAGGGCAAGACATGAAAAGCAGCAGATTAAGTAA